The Rhineura floridana isolate rRhiFlo1 chromosome 10, rRhiFlo1.hap2, whole genome shotgun sequence genome includes a region encoding these proteins:
- the ASIC3 gene encoding acid-sensing ion channel 3 isoform X2, protein MSEGNMEGERLPSLQAFASASSLHGVSHIFAYGSLSFRRMVWTLFFLGSLGLLALVCMERIAYFFTYPQVTKLDEVTVPSLTFPAVTICNLNGFRFSKITRNDLYHVGDLLALLSSRHEISNAHLADPETLAALQEKASFRGFKALPFNMAEFYNRTGHDLGEMLWQCTFRGVNCSASNFTVIFTRLGKCYTFNSGAPGHELLTTVKGGTGNGLELMMNIQQDEYLPVWGDADETSYEAGVMVQIHGQEEPPSVDQLGFGVAPGFQTFVSCQQQRLLYLPPPWGDCKSNPTESAFFANYSMAACRLDCETRYLAENCNCRMVHMPGNANLCTPEQYKECADPALDFLVEKDSKFCSCQTPCETVRYGKELSVVKIPSKASAKYLAKKYNRSEQYIAENLLVLDIFFEALNYETIEQKKAYEVAGLLGDIGGQMGLFIGASLLTILEIFDYLYEVLREKLLTYYQARKQADRSTSDNLEHAEDFPHSPGARLPPPPPRAPATRCTATRTVLATPRKCYLVTRL, encoded by the exons ATGTCCGAGGGCAACATGGAAGGTGAGCGGCTGCCCAGCCTCCAGGCCTTTGCCAGCGCCTCCTCTCTGCACGGGGTGAGCCACATCTTTGCCTATGGCTCTCTGTCTTTCCGGCGCATGGTCTGGACCCTCTTCTTCCTGGGCTCCCTGGGGCTTTTGGCCCTGGTGTGCATGGAGCGCATTGCCTACTTCTTCACCTACCCTCAAGTCACTAAGCTGGATGAGGTGACTGTCCCCAGCCTCACTTTCCCAGCCGTCACCATCTGCAACCTCAACGGGTTCCGCTTCTCCAAGATCACCCGCAACGACCTCTACCACGTGGGGGACTTGCTGGCTCTGCTCAGCTCCCGCCACGAGATCAGCAACGCCCACCTGGCCGACCCAGAGACTCTGGCTGCCCTGCAGGAGAAAGCCAGCTTCAGGGGCTTCAAGGCCCTGCCCTTCAACATGGCCGAGTTCTACAACCGTACGGGCCATGACTTGGGCGAGATGCTGTGGCAATGCACCTTCCGAGGGGTAAACTGCAGTGCCAGCAACTTCACTGTG ATCTTTACCCGTCTGGGCAAGTGCTACACGTTCAACTCGGGGGCTCCCGGCCACGAGCTGCTCACGACCGTCAAGGGCGGCACCGGCAACGGTCTGGAGCTGATGATGAACATCCAGCAGGACGAATACCTGCCCGTCTGGGGAGACGCCG acgAGACCTCCTACGAGGCCGGGGTGATGGTGCAGATCCACGGCCAGGAGGAGCCACCCTCCGTCGACCAGCTGGGCTTCGGCGTGGCCCCCGGCTTCCAGACCTTTGTTTCCTGCCAACAGCAAAGG ctCCTCTACCTCCCGCCACCATGGGGCGACTGCAAATCCAACCCCACTGAGTCCGCCTTCTTCGCCAACTACAGCATGGCTGCCTGCCGCCTTGACTGCGAGACGCGCTACCTGGCAGAGAACTGCAACTGCCGCATGGTGCACATGCCAG GTAACGCAAACCTCTGCACCCCGGAACAGTACAAAGAGTGTGCCGACCCTGCCCTGG ACTTCTTGGTGGAGAAAGACAGCAAGTTCTGCTCCTGTCAGACACCCTGCGAGACGGTGCGCTACGGCAAGGAGCTTTCCGTGGTCAAGATCCCCAGCAAGGCCTCAGCAAAGTACCTGGCAAAGAAGTACAACCGCAGCGAGCAGTACATTGC GGAGAACCTTCTGGTGCTGGACATCTTCTTTGAAGCTCTGAACTACGAGACCATCGAGCAGAAGAAGGCCTATGAGGTGGCTGGCCTGCTGG GGGACATTGGAGGTCAGATGGGCCTCTTCATTGGAGCCAGCCTCCTCACCATCCTGGAGATCTTTGACTACCTGTATGAG GTGCTGAGGGAGAAACTTCTCACCTACTACCAGGCCAGGAAGCAGGCTGACCGGAGCACCAGCGACAATCTG GAGCACGCAGAAGACTTCCCCCACAGCCCAGGTGCccggctgcctcctcctcctcccag aGCACCTGCAACACGCTGCACAGCCACTCGGACAGTGTTGGCTACACCCCGAAAGTGTTACCTCGTCACGCGGCTCTAG
- the ASIC3 gene encoding acid-sensing ion channel 3 isoform X3 has protein sequence MSEGNMEGERLPSLQAFASASSLHGVSHIFAYGSLSFRRMVWTLFFLGSLGLLALVCMERIAYFFTYPQVTKLDEVTVPSLTFPAVTICNLNGFRFSKITRNDLYHVGDLLALLSSRHEISNAHLADPETLAALQEKASFRGFKALPFNMAEFYNRTGHDLGEMLWQCTFRGVNCSASNFTVIFTRLGKCYTFNSGAPGHELLTTVKGGTGNGLELMMNIQQDEYLPVWGDADETSYEAGVMVQIHGQEEPPSVDQLGFGVAPGFQTFVSCQQQRLLYLPPPWGDCKSNPTESAFFANYSMAACRLDCETRYLAENCNCRMVHMPGNANLCTPEQYKECADPALDFLVEKDSKFCSCQTPCETVRYGKELSVVKIPSKASAKYLAKKYNRSEQYIAENLLVLDIFFEALNYETIEQKKAYEVAGLLGDIGGQMGLFIGASLLTILEIFDYLYEVLREKLLTYYQARKQADRSTSDNLSTCNTLHSHSDSVGYTPKVLPRHAALGNLEEFVC, from the exons ATGTCCGAGGGCAACATGGAAGGTGAGCGGCTGCCCAGCCTCCAGGCCTTTGCCAGCGCCTCCTCTCTGCACGGGGTGAGCCACATCTTTGCCTATGGCTCTCTGTCTTTCCGGCGCATGGTCTGGACCCTCTTCTTCCTGGGCTCCCTGGGGCTTTTGGCCCTGGTGTGCATGGAGCGCATTGCCTACTTCTTCACCTACCCTCAAGTCACTAAGCTGGATGAGGTGACTGTCCCCAGCCTCACTTTCCCAGCCGTCACCATCTGCAACCTCAACGGGTTCCGCTTCTCCAAGATCACCCGCAACGACCTCTACCACGTGGGGGACTTGCTGGCTCTGCTCAGCTCCCGCCACGAGATCAGCAACGCCCACCTGGCCGACCCAGAGACTCTGGCTGCCCTGCAGGAGAAAGCCAGCTTCAGGGGCTTCAAGGCCCTGCCCTTCAACATGGCCGAGTTCTACAACCGTACGGGCCATGACTTGGGCGAGATGCTGTGGCAATGCACCTTCCGAGGGGTAAACTGCAGTGCCAGCAACTTCACTGTG ATCTTTACCCGTCTGGGCAAGTGCTACACGTTCAACTCGGGGGCTCCCGGCCACGAGCTGCTCACGACCGTCAAGGGCGGCACCGGCAACGGTCTGGAGCTGATGATGAACATCCAGCAGGACGAATACCTGCCCGTCTGGGGAGACGCCG acgAGACCTCCTACGAGGCCGGGGTGATGGTGCAGATCCACGGCCAGGAGGAGCCACCCTCCGTCGACCAGCTGGGCTTCGGCGTGGCCCCCGGCTTCCAGACCTTTGTTTCCTGCCAACAGCAAAGG ctCCTCTACCTCCCGCCACCATGGGGCGACTGCAAATCCAACCCCACTGAGTCCGCCTTCTTCGCCAACTACAGCATGGCTGCCTGCCGCCTTGACTGCGAGACGCGCTACCTGGCAGAGAACTGCAACTGCCGCATGGTGCACATGCCAG GTAACGCAAACCTCTGCACCCCGGAACAGTACAAAGAGTGTGCCGACCCTGCCCTGG ACTTCTTGGTGGAGAAAGACAGCAAGTTCTGCTCCTGTCAGACACCCTGCGAGACGGTGCGCTACGGCAAGGAGCTTTCCGTGGTCAAGATCCCCAGCAAGGCCTCAGCAAAGTACCTGGCAAAGAAGTACAACCGCAGCGAGCAGTACATTGC GGAGAACCTTCTGGTGCTGGACATCTTCTTTGAAGCTCTGAACTACGAGACCATCGAGCAGAAGAAGGCCTATGAGGTGGCTGGCCTGCTGG GGGACATTGGAGGTCAGATGGGCCTCTTCATTGGAGCCAGCCTCCTCACCATCCTGGAGATCTTTGACTACCTGTATGAG GTGCTGAGGGAGAAACTTCTCACCTACTACCAGGCCAGGAAGCAGGCTGACCGGAGCACCAGCGACAATCTG aGCACCTGCAACACGCTGCACAGCCACTCGGACAGTGTTGGCTACACCCCGAAAGTGTTACCTCGTCACGCGGCTCTAGGCAACCTGGAGGAGTTCGTCTGCTGA
- the ASIC3 gene encoding acid-sensing ion channel 3 isoform X1, which produces MSEGNMEGERLPSLQAFASASSLHGVSHIFAYGSLSFRRMVWTLFFLGSLGLLALVCMERIAYFFTYPQVTKLDEVTVPSLTFPAVTICNLNGFRFSKITRNDLYHVGDLLALLSSRHEISNAHLADPETLAALQEKASFRGFKALPFNMAEFYNRTGHDLGEMLWQCTFRGVNCSASNFTVIFTRLGKCYTFNSGAPGHELLTTVKGGTGNGLELMMNIQQDEYLPVWGDADETSYEAGVMVQIHGQEEPPSVDQLGFGVAPGFQTFVSCQQQRLLYLPPPWGDCKSNPTESAFFANYSMAACRLDCETRYLAENCNCRMVHMPGNANLCTPEQYKECADPALDFLVEKDSKFCSCQTPCETVRYGKELSVVKIPSKASAKYLAKKYNRSEQYIAENLLVLDIFFEALNYETIEQKKAYEVAGLLGDIGGQMGLFIGASLLTILEIFDYLYEVLREKLLTYYQARKQADRSTSDNLAKKLNVGRFRTDKRKYFFTQRIVKLWNLLPQDAVMATSLDGFRRRLDKFMEDRAINGY; this is translated from the exons ATGTCCGAGGGCAACATGGAAGGTGAGCGGCTGCCCAGCCTCCAGGCCTTTGCCAGCGCCTCCTCTCTGCACGGGGTGAGCCACATCTTTGCCTATGGCTCTCTGTCTTTCCGGCGCATGGTCTGGACCCTCTTCTTCCTGGGCTCCCTGGGGCTTTTGGCCCTGGTGTGCATGGAGCGCATTGCCTACTTCTTCACCTACCCTCAAGTCACTAAGCTGGATGAGGTGACTGTCCCCAGCCTCACTTTCCCAGCCGTCACCATCTGCAACCTCAACGGGTTCCGCTTCTCCAAGATCACCCGCAACGACCTCTACCACGTGGGGGACTTGCTGGCTCTGCTCAGCTCCCGCCACGAGATCAGCAACGCCCACCTGGCCGACCCAGAGACTCTGGCTGCCCTGCAGGAGAAAGCCAGCTTCAGGGGCTTCAAGGCCCTGCCCTTCAACATGGCCGAGTTCTACAACCGTACGGGCCATGACTTGGGCGAGATGCTGTGGCAATGCACCTTCCGAGGGGTAAACTGCAGTGCCAGCAACTTCACTGTG ATCTTTACCCGTCTGGGCAAGTGCTACACGTTCAACTCGGGGGCTCCCGGCCACGAGCTGCTCACGACCGTCAAGGGCGGCACCGGCAACGGTCTGGAGCTGATGATGAACATCCAGCAGGACGAATACCTGCCCGTCTGGGGAGACGCCG acgAGACCTCCTACGAGGCCGGGGTGATGGTGCAGATCCACGGCCAGGAGGAGCCACCCTCCGTCGACCAGCTGGGCTTCGGCGTGGCCCCCGGCTTCCAGACCTTTGTTTCCTGCCAACAGCAAAGG ctCCTCTACCTCCCGCCACCATGGGGCGACTGCAAATCCAACCCCACTGAGTCCGCCTTCTTCGCCAACTACAGCATGGCTGCCTGCCGCCTTGACTGCGAGACGCGCTACCTGGCAGAGAACTGCAACTGCCGCATGGTGCACATGCCAG GTAACGCAAACCTCTGCACCCCGGAACAGTACAAAGAGTGTGCCGACCCTGCCCTGG ACTTCTTGGTGGAGAAAGACAGCAAGTTCTGCTCCTGTCAGACACCCTGCGAGACGGTGCGCTACGGCAAGGAGCTTTCCGTGGTCAAGATCCCCAGCAAGGCCTCAGCAAAGTACCTGGCAAAGAAGTACAACCGCAGCGAGCAGTACATTGC GGAGAACCTTCTGGTGCTGGACATCTTCTTTGAAGCTCTGAACTACGAGACCATCGAGCAGAAGAAGGCCTATGAGGTGGCTGGCCTGCTGG GGGACATTGGAGGTCAGATGGGCCTCTTCATTGGAGCCAGCCTCCTCACCATCCTGGAGATCTTTGACTACCTGTATGAG GTGCTGAGGGAGAAACTTCTCACCTACTACCAGGCCAGGAAGCAGGCTGACCGGAGCACCAGCGACAATCTG gcaaagaagctgaatgttggaagattcaggacagacaaaaggaagtacttctttactcagcgcatagttaaactatggaatttgctcccacaagatgcagtaatggccaccagcttggatggctttagaagaagattagacaaattcatggaggacagggctatcaatggctactag
- the ASIC3 gene encoding acid-sensing ion channel 3 isoform X4, whose protein sequence is MSEGNMEGERLPSLQAFASASSLHGVSHIFAYGSLSFRRMVWTLFFLGSLGLLALVCMERIAYFFTYPQVTKLDEVTVPSLTFPAVTICNLNGFRFSKITRNDLYHVGDLLALLSSRHEISNAHLADPETLAALQEKASFRGFKALPFNMAEFYNRTGHDLGEMLWQCTFRGVNCSASNFTVIFTRLGKCYTFNSGAPGHELLTTVKGGTGNGLELMMNIQQDEYLPVWGDADETSYEAGVMVQIHGQEEPPSVDQLGFGVAPGFQTFVSCQQQRLLYLPPPWGDCKSNPTESAFFANYSMAACRLDCETRYLAENCNCRMVHMPGNANLCTPEQYKECADPALDFLVEKDSKFCSCQTPCETVRYGKELSVVKIPSKASAKYLAKKYNRSEQYIAENLLVLDIFFEALNYETIEQKKAYEVAGLLGDIGGQMGLFIGASLLTILEIFDYLYEVLREKLLTYYQARKQADRSTSDNLEHAEDFPHSPGARLPPPPPRQRS, encoded by the exons ATGTCCGAGGGCAACATGGAAGGTGAGCGGCTGCCCAGCCTCCAGGCCTTTGCCAGCGCCTCCTCTCTGCACGGGGTGAGCCACATCTTTGCCTATGGCTCTCTGTCTTTCCGGCGCATGGTCTGGACCCTCTTCTTCCTGGGCTCCCTGGGGCTTTTGGCCCTGGTGTGCATGGAGCGCATTGCCTACTTCTTCACCTACCCTCAAGTCACTAAGCTGGATGAGGTGACTGTCCCCAGCCTCACTTTCCCAGCCGTCACCATCTGCAACCTCAACGGGTTCCGCTTCTCCAAGATCACCCGCAACGACCTCTACCACGTGGGGGACTTGCTGGCTCTGCTCAGCTCCCGCCACGAGATCAGCAACGCCCACCTGGCCGACCCAGAGACTCTGGCTGCCCTGCAGGAGAAAGCCAGCTTCAGGGGCTTCAAGGCCCTGCCCTTCAACATGGCCGAGTTCTACAACCGTACGGGCCATGACTTGGGCGAGATGCTGTGGCAATGCACCTTCCGAGGGGTAAACTGCAGTGCCAGCAACTTCACTGTG ATCTTTACCCGTCTGGGCAAGTGCTACACGTTCAACTCGGGGGCTCCCGGCCACGAGCTGCTCACGACCGTCAAGGGCGGCACCGGCAACGGTCTGGAGCTGATGATGAACATCCAGCAGGACGAATACCTGCCCGTCTGGGGAGACGCCG acgAGACCTCCTACGAGGCCGGGGTGATGGTGCAGATCCACGGCCAGGAGGAGCCACCCTCCGTCGACCAGCTGGGCTTCGGCGTGGCCCCCGGCTTCCAGACCTTTGTTTCCTGCCAACAGCAAAGG ctCCTCTACCTCCCGCCACCATGGGGCGACTGCAAATCCAACCCCACTGAGTCCGCCTTCTTCGCCAACTACAGCATGGCTGCCTGCCGCCTTGACTGCGAGACGCGCTACCTGGCAGAGAACTGCAACTGCCGCATGGTGCACATGCCAG GTAACGCAAACCTCTGCACCCCGGAACAGTACAAAGAGTGTGCCGACCCTGCCCTGG ACTTCTTGGTGGAGAAAGACAGCAAGTTCTGCTCCTGTCAGACACCCTGCGAGACGGTGCGCTACGGCAAGGAGCTTTCCGTGGTCAAGATCCCCAGCAAGGCCTCAGCAAAGTACCTGGCAAAGAAGTACAACCGCAGCGAGCAGTACATTGC GGAGAACCTTCTGGTGCTGGACATCTTCTTTGAAGCTCTGAACTACGAGACCATCGAGCAGAAGAAGGCCTATGAGGTGGCTGGCCTGCTGG GGGACATTGGAGGTCAGATGGGCCTCTTCATTGGAGCCAGCCTCCTCACCATCCTGGAGATCTTTGACTACCTGTATGAG GTGCTGAGGGAGAAACTTCTCACCTACTACCAGGCCAGGAAGCAGGCTGACCGGAGCACCAGCGACAATCTG GAGCACGCAGAAGACTTCCCCCACAGCCCAGGTGCccggctgcctcctcctcctcccag gcaaagaagctga